A window from Kovacikia minuta CCNUW1 encodes these proteins:
- a CDS encoding cupin domain-containing protein — MSESCVIPVVKSPTDYQAFRISPQDTNRLAIVFDPQIANMSLTFCVEIFDVGGKTPPNRHQLAVEMFFVLKGEGIASCDGKTVPIRAGDSMLVPPTGTHEVWNTGSERLYALCIMVPNEDFAELIRSGTPVELDGEDMAVLRRVSAPVLF; from the coding sequence ATGTCTGAAAGCTGTGTGATTCCAGTTGTTAAATCTCCAACCGATTATCAGGCGTTTCGCATCAGTCCCCAGGACACAAATCGACTGGCGATCGTATTTGACCCACAGATCGCTAATATGTCCCTCACCTTTTGTGTTGAAATTTTTGATGTCGGCGGAAAAACTCCCCCCAATCGACATCAATTGGCGGTAGAAATGTTTTTTGTCCTTAAGGGTGAAGGAATTGCAAGTTGTGATGGTAAAACCGTACCCATTCGGGCTGGGGACAGTATGCTCGTTCCTCCAACCGGAACGCATGAAGTTTGGAATACAGGCTCGGAACGCCTCTATGCCCTTTGCATCATGGTACCGAATGAGGATTTTGCCGAACTGATCCGGAGTGGAACGCCCGTAGAACTGGATGGGGAGGATATGGCGGTGTTGCGCCGGGTATCTGCTCCAGTTTTATTTTAA
- a CDS encoding universal stress protein, giving the protein MFQRLLFCTDLSDGVYRLVNFIPSLAATGAKQIVFLHSVPFLEGSIPREDTEKINQAREQLEPALKHSSATVEVKVEVVSGRAMDTILRAAKTHQTDLVVLGMPIHGQLKERLFGSTTVGLCQKTPIPLMVLRPQLISTYTSEELELRCQHLFRWLLIPYDGSDSARYLVEQVKRYAANRPEHSLERCNLCWVVEDVNRRGLPADYQVEPAQKALVPVKAELESLGLQVKTEVRQGDSIVEVLNAALMDDVSAIAIASKSLGKLQELSVASFTRELLNRCWHPIIYFPMSR; this is encoded by the coding sequence ATGTTTCAGCGTTTGCTTTTTTGTACAGATCTTTCGGATGGTGTCTACCGCCTGGTAAATTTCATTCCTAGCTTGGCGGCAACTGGGGCAAAGCAAATTGTCTTTTTGCATAGTGTTCCCTTTTTGGAAGGGTCTATTCCCAGGGAGGACACTGAGAAAATCAATCAGGCACGGGAGCAATTAGAACCCGCCTTAAAGCATTCGTCTGCGACCGTGGAGGTCAAGGTAGAAGTGGTATCTGGACGGGCTATGGATACCATTCTAAGGGCAGCCAAAACCCATCAGACAGATTTAGTCGTATTAGGAATGCCGATTCATGGGCAGCTGAAGGAGAGGCTTTTTGGTAGTACGACCGTGGGGCTTTGCCAAAAAACGCCCATTCCTCTGATGGTTTTGCGTCCCCAACTCATCTCAACCTATACATCAGAGGAGTTAGAGCTGCGTTGTCAGCATTTATTTCGCTGGCTATTAATTCCCTACGATGGGAGCGATAGTGCCAGGTACTTGGTCGAACAGGTTAAACGCTACGCAGCTAATAGACCAGAGCATTCCCTGGAGCGCTGTAACCTCTGCTGGGTTGTGGAGGATGTTAATCGGCGAGGGTTGCCAGCAGATTACCAGGTTGAACCCGCCCAGAAGGCACTGGTTCCCGTCAAAGCTGAGTTGGAGTCCCTTGGTTTACAGGTGAAAACAGAGGTGCGGCAGGGTGACTCGATCGTCGAAGTTTTGAATGCGGCGCTGATGGATGATGTGAGTGCGATCGCGATCGCGTCTAAGAGTCTAGGTAAACTCCAGGAATTGTCCGTGGCTAGTTTTACCCGCGAACTGCTAAACCGATGCTGGCACCCAATTATTTATTTTCCCATGAGCCGATAG
- a CDS encoding helix-turn-helix domain containing protein has product MVSRKLFESDKKKILELYRLPGETTSTLAERYGVSNSTISRILKSNLDEAEYESLIQQKRGRSQADSVEVPAPEVSPQNIELQEPVASNESDADAQLEIQLPATSTAKPAAPIRRARRRSSAATELLEQPEANSPINSLPLSDIPSSDVPQIVELVQETTTDTADPVYAETAALEQMLGEDFLDQEEDLTGLEEDEDEEDDDLEEDDLDDDLEGEDGETGVFLVGSKLQGKTLVQVLPFAEASLPRTCYLVVDRSAELIARPLKEFGDLGQIPEAEILEKTLPIFDNHRVAKRYSNPRTQRVIKLPDGRVLHKASSHLQAKGITRLLIDGQVYALQ; this is encoded by the coding sequence ATGGTTTCTCGCAAACTGTTTGAGTCTGATAAGAAAAAAATTCTTGAATTGTACCGCTTGCCCGGTGAAACAACTTCAACGCTGGCGGAGCGCTATGGCGTAAGCAATAGTACGATTAGCCGCATTTTGAAGAGCAATCTGGATGAGGCAGAATATGAATCGTTGATTCAGCAGAAACGGGGACGATCACAGGCTGACTCCGTTGAAGTCCCTGCACCTGAGGTGTCCCCACAAAACATTGAGTTGCAAGAACCTGTTGCCTCCAATGAATCTGATGCGGATGCTCAATTAGAGATTCAACTCCCTGCCACCTCGACGGCAAAACCAGCTGCACCGATTCGGCGAGCGCGGCGTCGCTCCTCTGCTGCAACTGAACTGCTGGAGCAACCCGAGGCTAACTCTCCAATAAACTCTTTGCCTCTTTCCGATATCCCATCATCAGATGTTCCCCAGATTGTTGAATTAGTCCAGGAAACGACTACGGATACTGCCGATCCTGTCTACGCAGAAACGGCAGCTCTTGAGCAAATGCTAGGGGAAGATTTTTTGGATCAGGAAGAAGACCTGACAGGATTAGAAGAGGATGAGGATGAGGAGGACGATGATTTAGAGGAAGACGACCTCGATGATGACCTGGAAGGGGAAGACGGAGAAACAGGCGTCTTTTTAGTTGGAAGCAAACTGCAAGGAAAAACCCTGGTTCAGGTTTTACCCTTTGCAGAAGCCTCATTGCCAAGAACCTGTTATCTAGTGGTCGATCGCTCTGCTGAACTGATTGCCCGTCCCTTAAAGGAATTTGGCGATTTAGGACAAATTCCTGAAGCCGAAATTTTGGAAAAAACCCTGCCTATTTTCGATAACCATCGAGTTGCCAAACGCTACTCCAATCCTCGCACCCAACGGGTTATCAAACTCCCCGATGGTCGCGTCCTGCATAAGGCTTCCTCTCACCTACAAGCAAAGGGCATTACTCGCCTATTGATTGATGGGCAGGTCTATGCGCTGCAATAG
- a CDS encoding anhydro-N-acetylmuramic acid kinase, protein MLVIGLISGTSVDGIDAALVEISGSAHDLKVELRAGTTYTYPSDLGEKILAVCAGLPLSMSDLAALDDAIAHQFAQAAIALQTGHPPTELIGSHGQTVYHRPPLGSGEWGVGSGEATAGKAKPPQNLKLKTQNSSPTPHTPHPTPSSRLGYSLQLGRGAVIAHLTGITTISNFRAADIAAGGQGAPMVPAVDVALLTHPLYNRCVQNIGGIGNVAYLPAGNQGAGAGGRGQGERR, encoded by the coding sequence ATGCTCGTAATTGGTTTGATTAGCGGCACTTCCGTAGACGGTATTGATGCTGCTCTGGTTGAAATTTCTGGCTCTGCCCATGACTTAAAAGTCGAACTTCGGGCGGGTACAACCTATACCTATCCTTCTGATCTGGGGGAGAAAATTTTGGCAGTTTGTGCCGGTTTGCCCCTATCCATGTCAGATCTGGCAGCACTGGATGACGCGATCGCCCATCAGTTTGCCCAAGCGGCGATCGCCCTCCAAACCGGGCACCCCCCCACCGAACTAATCGGCTCCCACGGGCAAACGGTCTATCATCGACCACCATTAGGGAGTGGGGAGTGGGGAGTGGGGAGTGGGGAAGCAACAGCAGGAAAAGCAAAGCCACCTCAAAACTTAAAACTTAAAACTCAAAATTCTTCTCCCACGCCCCACACCCCACACCCCACACCCTCTTCTCGCCTCGGCTACAGCCTCCAACTGGGACGAGGTGCTGTCATCGCCCACCTTACTGGCATCACGACCATCAGCAACTTCCGTGCAGCCGATATTGCCGCGGGCGGGCAGGGTGCTCCTATGGTTCCCGCCGTTGACGTTGCCCTCCTCACCCATCCCCTTTACAACCGTTGTGTGCAGAATATTGGCGGCATTGGAAATGTGGCGTACTTACCAGCGGGGAATCAGGGGGCAGGGGCAGGGGGCAGGGGGCAGGGGGAGAGGAGATAG
- a CDS encoding spermidine synthase has translation MGRLFAFTLFVSAFLLFWVQLMVAKLILPLLGGAPSVWNSCLFFFQFTLLVGYGYAHLTTVRWHLRYQAILHIGLLLIPLLLLPIALPSHWNPPTDANPIPWLLALLGRSVGLPFLMISTSAPLLQKWFAQIQHASSQDPYPLYAASNFGSLMGLISYPILIEPIFPLTQQSWLWAAGYGLLVLLTLGCAVQLWRSPHSSIPDPPHPTPHTPHSIPLTPLHQAQWVLLAFLPSSLLLGVTTYLTTDIASIPFLWAVPLALYLLTFILVFARKPQFPAPGLVALLPLIFTALIILSLLQMTQPLGLVLPLHLIGFFVAAFVFHGELSRTRPAAEHLTLFYFWVSVGGVLGGWFNAIAAPLLFPTVLEYPLMLLLSLLLLQHFSAPEGSSGLRLTLPLSVGVLLGVLLIGFSPQWLNYHWAGALLAVGLMVAIAVVFTLHPARLTVGLILLVLLGQFSLSTLGGVVATDRSFFGVYRVLRDRHNYLSLLHGTTLHGKQSLDPARQQEPLTYFYPTGPIGQVFQATEARRFSQVAVLGLGIGSLAAYAQPGQQWTFYEIDPTDEKLAQRYFTFLQNCPVPVHIISGDGRLAVKSAPDGTYDLLVMDAFSSDAIPIHLVTREAIQLYLSKLSEQGLLVINISNRYLDLEPILGALAKDLNLFTLRQLEPTIPQEERQLGKSPSHWVLLAKLQARLRFIGAELSLATDRPN, from the coding sequence ATGGGACGTCTTTTCGCTTTTACCTTATTTGTCAGTGCTTTCTTGCTGTTTTGGGTACAGTTGATGGTTGCCAAGCTGATCCTGCCGCTATTGGGGGGGGCTCCTTCAGTCTGGAATTCTTGTCTTTTCTTTTTTCAATTCACATTACTGGTGGGCTATGGCTATGCACATCTGACCACGGTTCGGTGGCATCTTCGTTATCAGGCAATTTTACATATTGGATTGCTGTTAATCCCGCTGTTGTTGTTGCCGATCGCCCTGCCCTCCCACTGGAACCCTCCGACCGATGCCAATCCAATTCCCTGGCTGCTGGCACTGTTAGGGCGATCGGTCGGGCTGCCTTTTCTGATGATTTCAACCAGCGCCCCCTTGCTGCAAAAATGGTTCGCTCAGATTCAGCATGCATCCAGCCAAGATCCTTACCCGCTCTATGCTGCCAGTAATTTCGGTAGTTTGATGGGATTAATCAGCTATCCGATTTTGATTGAACCCATATTTCCGCTAACGCAGCAAAGCTGGCTGTGGGCGGCGGGCTATGGGTTGCTCGTCCTCCTTACACTTGGGTGCGCGGTGCAATTGTGGCGATCGCCGCACTCTTCCATTCCCGATCCCCCGCACCCCACACCCCACACCCCACACTCCATCCCCCTCACCCCTCTGCATCAAGCTCAATGGGTTCTGCTGGCGTTCCTCCCTTCCAGTCTGCTCCTGGGGGTGACAACCTATCTCACAACGGATATAGCTTCCATTCCCTTTCTCTGGGCAGTTCCGCTGGCGCTTTATCTGTTGACCTTTATTCTTGTTTTTGCCCGGAAACCACAGTTTCCTGCTCCAGGTCTAGTTGCCCTGCTGCCGCTCATCTTTACAGCATTGATTATCCTGTCTTTGCTGCAAATGACCCAGCCCCTTGGGTTAGTTCTGCCCTTGCATCTTATAGGATTTTTTGTTGCCGCTTTTGTGTTCCACGGGGAACTCTCTCGGACTCGTCCAGCGGCTGAGCATCTGACTTTGTTTTACTTTTGGGTTTCGGTTGGGGGCGTGTTAGGAGGATGGTTTAACGCGATCGCGGCCCCCCTCCTATTTCCGACTGTTCTGGAATACCCTCTAATGCTGCTGTTGAGCCTGCTGCTGTTGCAGCACTTTTCTGCCCCAGAGGGATCGTCCGGATTGCGCCTCACCTTGCCTCTCAGTGTTGGAGTTTTGCTGGGTGTGCTGCTAATTGGTTTCAGTCCCCAATGGTTGAACTATCACTGGGCAGGAGCACTCCTGGCTGTGGGATTAATGGTGGCGATCGCGGTTGTATTTACGCTTCACCCTGCTCGTTTAACCGTAGGCTTGATTTTGTTAGTCCTCCTGGGTCAGTTCTCGCTCAGTACGCTGGGGGGCGTGGTGGCAACGGATCGGAGTTTCTTTGGAGTTTACCGGGTGCTGCGCGATCGCCACAATTACTTGAGTCTGTTACATGGAACAACGCTGCATGGCAAGCAAAGCCTCGATCCAGCTCGTCAGCAAGAACCCCTGACCTATTTCTACCCCACAGGTCCGATCGGGCAGGTTTTTCAAGCCACGGAAGCCCGCCGCTTTTCCCAGGTTGCAGTGTTGGGTTTAGGAATTGGTAGCCTTGCCGCCTACGCCCAACCTGGGCAACAATGGACATTTTATGAAATCGATCCAACCGATGAAAAGCTGGCTCAGCGCTATTTTACGTTTTTGCAAAACTGCCCTGTGCCCGTCCATATCATTTCTGGGGATGGGCGGTTAGCGGTGAAGTCTGCCCCAGACGGCACCTACGATTTGTTGGTCATGGATGCTTTTAGCTCGGATGCCATTCCCATCCATCTCGTGACGCGGGAAGCGATTCAGCTTTACCTGAGCAAATTGAGCGAGCAAGGGCTGTTGGTGATCAACATTTCAAACCGTTATCTGGATTTAGAACCCATCCTGGGTGCATTGGCAAAGGACTTAAATTTATTTACGCTCCGCCAGTTGGAACCAACCATCCCTCAGGAAGAACGGCAACTTGGAAAGTCGCCCTCCCACTGGGTTTTACTTGCGAAACTCCAGGCAAGACTTCGGTTCATTGGCGCAGAACTCTCGCTGGCAACCGATCGCCCCAACTGA
- a CDS encoding DUF1517 domain-containing protein, producing MHKKLTSLIKPLLRSLVAIGLVLTLVLGHAGGALAAGGGRIGGGSFRAPAPRSYSAPRTYAPGGGGYGYGYPGGGIGFPFVFPLFFGGGGGLFSILIFLAIAGFLVQTFRRIASGGNDGYGDGYGEASNPTISVARLQVGLLAEARELQADLNKLAKTADTSSTAGLAHVLQETSLALLRHPEYWVYAGSSVQQARLQSAENEFNRLALAERSKFSGETLSNVNSQIRQLEPKGALTVAEQGGSLVGQGPGEYIVVTALVATQGNLNLPKVNNSNDLRQALQQLGGVSSDRLLALEVLWTPQAEADVLTSDDLLVEYPDLKLI from the coding sequence ATGCACAAAAAACTAACTTCTTTAATTAAGCCACTGCTGCGATCGCTGGTTGCGATCGGACTGGTGCTAACGCTGGTATTGGGTCATGCAGGTGGTGCCCTGGCAGCAGGCGGGGGACGGATCGGAGGCGGCTCTTTTAGGGCACCTGCTCCCCGTAGTTACTCTGCTCCTCGCACCTATGCTCCTGGTGGTGGTGGATATGGGTATGGATATCCGGGTGGTGGAATCGGCTTCCCGTTTGTCTTTCCACTATTTTTTGGCGGTGGCGGTGGCTTATTCTCGATTCTGATCTTTCTAGCGATCGCGGGCTTTTTAGTCCAAACCTTCCGGCGTATCGCCTCTGGGGGCAACGATGGCTATGGGGATGGCTATGGTGAAGCCAGTAACCCAACCATTTCTGTTGCCAGATTGCAGGTTGGTCTGTTAGCCGAAGCACGGGAACTACAGGCAGACTTAAACAAGCTTGCCAAAACCGCTGATACCTCTTCTACTGCTGGTCTGGCGCATGTGCTTCAAGAAACTTCCCTGGCACTACTGCGTCACCCGGAATACTGGGTGTATGCGGGTTCATCGGTTCAACAAGCCCGGTTGCAATCTGCTGAAAATGAGTTCAATCGTCTCGCTCTGGCTGAACGCAGCAAATTCAGTGGTGAAACCCTGTCTAATGTCAACAGCCAGATCCGTCAGCTTGAACCAAAAGGTGCGTTGACGGTGGCTGAACAGGGGGGTTCCCTGGTAGGGCAGGGTCCCGGCGAGTACATTGTCGTCACTGCCCTGGTTGCGACTCAGGGCAATCTGAATCTGCCGAAGGTCAATAATTCCAATGACTTGCGTCAGGCGTTGCAGCAATTAGGTGGGGTATCGAGCGATCGCCTGCTGGCACTTGAAGTCCTCTGGACTCCTCAAGCCGAAGCTGACGTTCTGACCAGTGATGACCTTCTCGTTGAGTATCCCGATCTGAAGTTGATTTAA
- a CDS encoding serine/threonine protein kinase, which yields MTPDPQIGRLISNRYQLLELVGKGAMGRVYRAEDVLLGAVIAVKFLSQTLLNRKMRDRFKAEARTCAQLGQKSIHIVRVTDYGVNEEDVPFYVMEYLQGESLSEVINAHPIPLPRFLSFSRQICLGLQCAHQGVIVEGKNCPIIHRDIKPSNILVSQDTSLGELVKILDFGIAKLIQEDSGQTNSFMGTLAYSSPEQMEGRELDARSDIYSLGVMMFEMLTGKMPLQAETHSFGSWYKTHHFQPPRTFESANPGVKLPKVLENLVLSCLSKSPSDRPQSVTEVLKALEPLEQRYSASRHISNRIGEILARKPEVAEFTSRQAPLPDDVCQLAIWPQDKPIAQIVFAQPIQTRKGSLPAIWVMLPQQEIQTIQMSKLYNTIYKNFLCTMSPHPMVLWWTAIYNKLYGQEQGPRWMSCFLDLKKSPGQEMTRLLSEKGEYKVLLFALEAPERCLHAITVTIQPLLRSQLEHWAITSQPLPSSGQPTLSKNSLKAELEKLKPKIIAEIERNSLNSSFNLSN from the coding sequence ATGACACCCGATCCTCAAATTGGACGCTTAATCTCAAATCGCTACCAGCTCCTTGAGTTAGTGGGAAAAGGCGCAATGGGGCGAGTTTATCGGGCAGAGGATGTTTTGTTGGGGGCAGTGATTGCGGTCAAATTTCTCTCCCAAACCCTTCTCAATCGGAAAATGCGCGATCGGTTCAAAGCTGAAGCGCGTACCTGTGCTCAATTGGGTCAGAAAAGCATCCATATCGTTCGGGTCACTGACTATGGCGTGAACGAAGAGGATGTTCCCTTTTATGTGATGGAATACTTGCAGGGAGAAAGCCTGAGCGAAGTCATCAATGCCCATCCCATTCCCCTCCCGCGCTTCCTCAGTTTCTCCCGTCAGATTTGCTTAGGGTTGCAATGTGCCCATCAAGGGGTAATTGTGGAGGGCAAAAACTGTCCGATTATCCATCGTGATATTAAACCCAGTAATATTCTGGTCAGCCAGGATACGAGCCTGGGAGAGTTGGTTAAAATCCTGGATTTTGGAATTGCCAAACTGATTCAGGAAGACAGTGGGCAAACCAACTCATTTATGGGAACGCTAGCCTACTCCTCACCAGAACAAATGGAGGGGCGAGAGCTGGATGCCCGCTCAGATATTTATAGTCTGGGCGTCATGATGTTTGAAATGCTGACGGGCAAAATGCCCCTACAGGCTGAGACCCATTCTTTTGGAAGCTGGTACAAAACCCATCACTTTCAACCACCGCGCACTTTTGAATCTGCTAATCCCGGTGTGAAGTTACCGAAAGTGCTGGAAAATCTGGTTCTCAGTTGTCTGTCCAAGTCCCCCAGCGATCGCCCCCAATCTGTAACAGAGGTTCTTAAGGCGCTTGAACCCCTGGAACAGCGGTACAGTGCCAGTCGCCACATCAGTAACCGGATTGGTGAAATTTTGGCACGTAAGCCAGAGGTTGCAGAGTTTACTTCCAGGCAGGCACCTTTACCAGACGATGTATGCCAACTTGCTATCTGGCCACAAGACAAGCCGATCGCCCAAATTGTCTTTGCCCAGCCCATTCAAACCCGGAAGGGATCTCTGCCTGCTATCTGGGTCATGCTTCCTCAGCAGGAAATTCAAACGATCCAGATGAGCAAGCTGTACAACACGATTTATAAAAATTTCCTGTGTACAATGTCGCCACACCCGATGGTGTTGTGGTGGACGGCAATCTATAACAAACTTTATGGTCAAGAACAGGGTCCCCGCTGGATGTCCTGCTTTCTAGATTTGAAGAAATCTCCGGGTCAAGAAATGACTCGCTTACTGAGCGAAAAAGGGGAATATAAAGTTCTGCTGTTTGCCTTAGAAGCACCAGAGCGATGTCTTCATGCCATTACCGTAACCATCCAACCTTTGCTGCGGTCCCAGCTTGAACACTGGGCAATTACCAGTCAGCCTCTACCCTCTTCAGGACAACCGACTTTGAGCAAAAACAGTTTGAAGGCAGAACTGGAAAAGCTCAAACCGAAAATCATTGCAGAAATTGAGAGAAATTCCCTCAATTCTTCCTTCAACCTATCCAACTAA
- a CDS encoding cysteine hydrolase family protein: MSTPLRILGVPPNAWSVNAELADITRPPLAPRPITLKAETKTLRLDLAKAAIVVIDMQNDFCHPDGWLAHIGVDVSPTRAPIAPLQGLLPVLRNFQVPVLWLNWGNRPDLLNIGAGLRHVYNATGDGVGLGDPLPANQAPVLIKESWAAAVVDELEQRPEDIYVDKYRMSGFWDTPLDSILKNLGKTTLFFGGVNADQCVMATLQDANFLGYDCILVKDCTATTSPDYCWLATLYNVNQCFGFVTDSHAIFAALKGDR, encoded by the coding sequence ATGAGCACCCCTCTCCGAATTTTGGGAGTTCCCCCGAATGCCTGGTCTGTCAACGCAGAGCTTGCCGATATTACACGCCCTCCCCTTGCTCCCAGACCGATTACCCTGAAAGCCGAAACCAAAACGTTGCGGTTGGATCTGGCAAAAGCTGCGATCGTCGTGATTGATATGCAGAATGATTTTTGTCACCCGGATGGTTGGTTGGCGCACATTGGCGTCGATGTTAGTCCGACTCGTGCCCCGATCGCACCCCTTCAAGGCTTGTTACCCGTCCTGCGCAACTTTCAGGTGCCTGTTCTCTGGCTGAACTGGGGCAATCGTCCCGACTTACTCAACATTGGTGCGGGGCTGCGGCATGTTTATAATGCAACCGGGGATGGTGTCGGATTAGGTGATCCATTGCCCGCAAACCAGGCTCCAGTCTTAATTAAAGAGAGTTGGGCGGCCGCCGTAGTAGACGAGCTAGAACAACGGCCAGAAGACATTTATGTAGACAAGTACCGCATGAGTGGCTTTTGGGATACCCCCCTGGATAGCATTCTCAAAAACCTTGGAAAAACCACCCTTTTTTTTGGAGGAGTCAACGCTGATCAGTGTGTGATGGCAACGCTGCAAGATGCCAATTTCTTAGGCTACGACTGCATTCTGGTCAAAGACTGTACCGCCACAACTTCCCCCGACTATTGCTGGCTGGCTACGCTCTATAACGTCAATCAATGCTTTGGATTTGTAACCGATTCCCACGCTATTTTTGCCGCTCTCAAAGGTGATAGGTGA